A DNA window from Daucus carota subsp. sativus chromosome 3, DH1 v3.0, whole genome shotgun sequence contains the following coding sequences:
- the LOC108215013 gene encoding psoralen synthase-like, protein MNPPSVGTLMMEQQALFLSSCLMFFVLAFLYIWLSASKTSSKNLPPSPGKLPIIGNLHQVNQDPHIALRSLARKYGPVMQLQFGSVPVLVVSSADAAKEIMKTHDLAFANRPKSSIWDRIFYNGKDVVFAPYSEYWRQVKSICVLQLLSNKRVRSFQTVREEEVALLVENIRESGSKAVNLSELFYALLSNVVSRIALGRKYAITTEGGKGNSFKELFQNIAQLIGYFSVGDYIPWLFWIDSVSGLKGRVEKAASEADLFLESVIKDHSIALDNGASSDDLLYNLLEIQKQETNSAFSIDKDSIKGVILNMFFDGTDTTSAVLEWTMAALIKHPDVMCKLKNEVREIGRGKSRINGDDLENMHYLKAVVKESMRLYTPVPLLVAREAMQDVKVMGYDVKAGTQVLINAWAIATDPAMWDNPEEFIPERFLNNPVDYKGLHFEFIPFGAGRRGCPGIQYAMAINELAVANLVHIFDFALPDGRRLEDLDLTSETGMTLHKKSPLLVIATSRV, encoded by the exons ATGAATCCCCCAAGTGTTGGAACCTTGATGATGGAGCAACAAGCCTTGTTTCTGTCTTCATGTTTGATGTTCTTTGTCTTGGCTTTTCTGTATATATGGTTGTCAGCCAGCAAAACATCTAGCAAAAATCTGCCACCGTCTCCTGGGAAGTTACCGATAATTGGTAATCTTCATCAGGTCAATCAAGATCCCCACATAGCACTAAGATCTTTGGCTAGAAAATATGGTCCTGTCATGCAGCTTCAGTTTGGAAGTGTGCCTGTTCTTGTTGTGTCTTCAGCTGATGCAGCTAAGGAGATTATGAAAACGCATGATCTTGCTTTCGCGAACAGGCCTAAGTCTAGTATCTGGGATAGGATCTTCTATAATGGTAAGGACGTGGTATTTGCTCCGTATAGTGAATATTGGAGACAGGTCAAAAGTATTTGTGTTCTTCAGCTGCTGAGTAACAAAAGGGTTAGATCATTTCAGACAGTTAGAGAAGAAGAGGTAGCCCTTTTAGTGGAAAATATTAGAGAATCTGGCTCAAAAGCAGTGAATTTGAGTGAGTTGTTTTACGCGCTTCTGAGTAATGTTGTTTCCAGGATTGCCTTGGGGAGGAAATATGCTATTACTACTGAAGGTGGTAAAGGAAATTCATTTAAGGAGCTGTTTCAGAATATAGCTCAGTTAATAGGTTATTTCAGTGTTGGTGATTATATTCCATGGCTGTTCTGGATTGATTCTGTAAGCGGTCTAAAGGGAAGGGTGGAGAAAGCAGCTAGCGAGGCTGATTTGTTTCTTGAAAGTGTTATTAAAGATCACAGTATTGCATTGGATAACGGAGCTTCTAGCGACGATCTGTTATACAATTTGCTGGAGATTCAGAAACAGGAAACTAATTCTGCCTTTTCTATTGACAAGGATTCCATAAAAGGCGTAATCTTG AATATGTTCTTTGATGGAACTGATACGACATCTGCAGTATTGGAGTGGACTATGGCAGCGTTGATTAAACATCCAGATGTCATGTGTAAATTGAAGAATGAGGTGAGAGAGATAGGAAGGGGAAAATCAAGGATAAATGGGGATGATTTAGAGAATATGCACTACTTGAAAGCAGTGGTTAAGGAGAGTATGCGACTTTATACTCCAGTTCCGCTACTAGTTGCCAGAGAAGCAATGCAGGATGTGAAGGTGATGGGATACGACGTAAAAGCTGGGACACAAGTACTGATTAATGCTTGGGCAATTGCAACAGACCCTGCTATGTGGGATAACCCAGAGGAATTTATCCCTGAGAGATTCTTGAATAATCCTGTGGATTATAAAGGTCTGCACTTTGAGTTCATTCCATTTGGAGCAGGGCGGAGGGGCTGCCCTGGAATCCAATATGCCATGGCCATCAATGAGCTAGCAGTAGCAAACTTGGTGCACATATTTGATTTTGCATTGCCTGATGGAAGAAGATTGGAAGATCTGGACCTGACTTCAGAGACAGGTATGACTCTTCATAAAAAGTCTCCTCTTCTGGTGATTGCAACATCACGAGTCTAG
- the LOC108215014 gene encoding auxin-binding protein ABP19a-like: MYLPILILFSLLSSSYASVNDFCVADLKLSDTPSGYPCKKAASLTEKDFVYSGLGVAGNTSNIIKAAVTPAFVAQFPAVNGLGISLGRLDIATGGVIPMHTHPGASEVLVNIQGTILAGFISSANKVYYKTLNKGDIMVFPQGLLHFQINSGKGPVLAFVSFSSASPGLQITDFALFANDLPTELVTKTTFLDPAVVKALKKVLGGTG; encoded by the coding sequence ATGTATCTCCCAATACTTATCCTTTTCTCTCTCCTTTCCTCGTCGTATGCTTCAGTGAATGACTTCTGTGTTGCAGACCTCAAACTATCCGATACCCCGTCTGGATATCCTTGCAAGAAAGCTGCATCACTCACTGAAAAGGACTTTGTGTACTCTGGCCTCGGAGTCGCTGGTAACACATCAAACATCATCAAAGCTGCTGTTACTCCAGCTTTTGTAGCTCAATTTCCAGCTGTGAATGGCCTAGGGATATCTTTGGGTCGATTGGATATTGCGACTGGCGGTGTTATCCCAATGCACACACATCCAGGTGCATCAGAAGTACTAGTTAATATACAAGGTACTATTCTGGCTGGATTTATCTCTTCTGCAAACAAAGTTTACTACAAGACTTTGAACAAGGGGGATATCATGGTTTTCCCACAAGGGTTGCTGCATTTTCAGATAAATTCTGGAAAAGGTCCAGTTCTTGCATTTGTTAGTTTCAGCAGTGCTAGCCCTGGTCTCCAGATTACCGATTTTGCTTTGTTTGCAAATGATCTGCCAACAGAATTGGTGACTAAAACTACATTCCTTGACCCTGCCGTTGTCAAGGCGCTGAAGAAAGTACTTGGTGGGACTGGCTAA